The Tubulanus polymorphus chromosome 3, tnTubPoly1.2, whole genome shotgun sequence nucleotide sequence GTACACCTCCCTCAATGTTTACCACAAATCCATTTGAGATCTTTACAAGTTCTTAAATCGGTGAGTTCTCGAATACTCGTCCACTTACACTGACACGCGTAGCTTCTTGTACCTGAAAATATGATGATAAGGATGTAACATTAAACTCAAAAGTAAACACTGGTTGGATgcaaaaataatcaaactcTGCCGTGTAATCTTTCTTACTATTATCAGCACTGAATGAGATAAATGTCGTTTTATTACCTAATTCAGATGTCAATTTAGCTCTTAATTTCTCATGATCTGGAACGTTATTTCTCAGAAAGAGGTAGTCGGTACTCGAATGCCATTTACAGTTGTCAAATTGTACGATCTTAAAATCACAGTCAGTGCAACGAAGTCTATCAcaacatctgaaaataatcACAATTTCTAAAGCGATGATTTACGTTCAAATGATTTTGGATTAGGGAATGGATattaacttttttaaaaatttagcCCTCAACCTTAACTTAACCCTAAACCTGACCCCAACGCTTAtactaaaaatttaaaaaatctaattatAAATCATAATTTCTTAAAATTGTATTGGCAAAAAAGCGTTTATCAGAATTATGCTAAAATATCCACTTTCTTAATTATAGAGAAACTTACTTTGATTGAATAGAACTTGCTAGACCCTGTTCACACCTTGTTCCACCCAAGAATATCGGAAAACATCTAGAAATTGAAATACGAAGTCTAGTTAGAACGGTACTAATAAAATTTCCTTTTAGCAGCAGATCTACCCGATAAATTACGTACTTTTTCTGCGCTGAAGTAACGATTCTTTTACATGAAATCCCTGAATTACCGACTGGTTTTAACTGGAAGATGAGGACAAAAAATTATTACCAAACTCGCATTTAGGCAAGTAGCGCTTAAATTACCAGAAATAGAAATCGAAAAATAAAGTGGTTACAAACCTGTGGTTCCGATGGCATACCCATTATATCATCGATCATTGCATCCAAATCGTTGTCTACATTACTGGCTTTCATTCTAccaaacaaaataatgaatggaaATGTTTTCAAGGcgtaaaataaaattatcttCCAAAAACATCCTCTCTTCGGtgcgattcaagaataggggactatagcaatatatatgtagtgatagtaatcaattaagtaataatattagtaattgataatgatgatatataatgatagtaatgtatatagtaattaatgatgattaggaactaaacctaaccctaaccctaatcctaaccctaatcctaaccactagtagtcccctattcttgaatcttacCCTTTCTTCAATTTTTAATCTAAAGGACTAAGATAAATGAACTCACCGAGACTGAGTTAATTTTCCACCCTGTGTATTATATTTACTACCACATCCACTACCGGTACCAGCAGCTGTAAagttgcagctgctgctgctgctgctgcttgttgttgatgatgaatttgacTTAGTTTTCACATTTTTACTAGAATTTGACGATTTATTGATGACGAACTTTGATTCGACCTCATCTAACAGATCATCTATTTCGTCAGCCATATCAATCTTACTGATTAATATCTATCGAAGTGCAGTTAAAGCCGAGTAAAACTGTTTTAAATGCCGCTGTTGATcagtgatttatttatttctactCATTTGTTTACGGAAGTAGAGAAATACACGAGAAATTACTGTTCTCATTGGAAATTAATGTATGTTGTATCCGATAGATGGCAGCAACTCCTGGGCGTTTGGCGTTCGTTTGACAGCTAATAGGAATCTTGTTAAGAATCTGCGTTCATCGCTTGTTCTACTTGTTTAAAAAGTTCGGCAGCTTCTTCACTAGCAGAACACTGTATGACAAACTGTGTAGCTTGTTCTACTCCAGCAGTCTGCTGTTCCTGTTGCTGTTTAATAACTATAGTTTCTGCCGGGTTAAGACTGGCTCCTCCTGTCTGCTGGAGGCTTATCGAATCACCCTGTTGAGCTTCTAACAATTCCTTTAAAAAGTTATACACACGTTACAAACAATAAAATTGTCAAGAGAACAAAGATGAAATAATAAGCATTTGTGAGGCCTACCTGCTGCTGGGCAATAATCTGCTGTAGAATGTTTATTGTTGAAACTGGTTTCGCATTCATTTCTCCTTCTACAATAAATATAAGTATATATAAACAACTCCTCAATCGTAGATCCAACTATGTGTGTAGTTCTCATGATTTCTTACCATTAAATTGTAGTGATTCTAGGGAAGCAGTGGATTCAATTGATGGCTGATTATTACTGATATTTAACTGAACAACCTGTAAATACAAACATTCATTGGGAATGATTAACAAGTGGTTCGACACCAactcaaaacattttttacgAAATATTAAAAAGTTGATCGAAAGACTGAAGATTCAACTAATGTAAAAAGCCAGCAGTATTTGAATCTGCACTCAGCACTGATAGCGAATGCATAAGCATCTCACCTTATCCTGCTGAGCTACTGAGGtaaatttatttgttttacttTCAAAAATGATGAGAATGGCAATAATCTATGGAATGTGCGAGGGATGGATCAAGCGAGACAGCGGATAAGCTGTTCGCTGGTCTATACACACCTGAGTTTCAGCGTTATCACTGAGTGTTGTAGTTGCCGACCCTTCAGCGCTGACCATTACATTATCACATGACTCGAATACACGTATATCTTCAACCTCCAGTAGATGTGCATCGcgtaaatgatgatgaattaattcaacattttcgaACAAACTATCGCACGATAAACATTTGAACATCTTGAAAGAATCGAGTTGTTccgttgtcgtcgtcgtcaatGCTGTAGCGGTGTTGTTATGGTAACGATTGTTATGCGTCCGTATAGCTCCGAGGGCGTTCGTTgaaaattcacatttttcacatCGATATTGTTTTAAAACCTCGTGTCTCGTCATGTGTTTGACGAGTTGACTCTTCTGTTCTGCATTATACGGACACCTGATTATAAAATCAGATTGTTATTCTATATCAAAAGAGGTGTCTCTTTTTTGCTCCATTCAACTCAAGTAAACGAATAAACAAATACAGTCTATCCCGCTTAATTTGGATCATTTGGAACCGACGCAATTCATCTGGCTCATGAGAAATATGGATTAAACACGTAGGTGCACCTCAAATATTATCCATATCGGATcaaaatctgcaggaaactcTAAATTAATCAGGTTTGACTATTAGACTTcagataaatcaaaatacttaCTTGGTACATTTAAAAATACGTCCGCCATTTTTATGAGTGCGAATGTGGCATCGTAAAGCTGTCtttgatttgtatttcttATCGCAGTAATCGCACTGTAATAGTTTCGTATTATAATGTCTCAACATGTGTATTTTCAGGTTATTGATATTGCTACTCGTGTGCCGGCACAATTCACATCTAAACGTTTTCTTTGCTTCACGCGTGCAAACATGTTTCTGAACATCCGTACCATTTTGCGCGACGAATACCCGATCACAATTTGGACACCTGTTTACTCGTCGACCTAatgaaaagttttttcaataatcaaacgatttgtaaataaattttgACACACGGTGGTTATCCATCGGATATGTACTCACTAATATTGATGGATCTTTGAACCTCATCTCTGTTAAAATCTGGATGTTGAGTCGAGATGTGAACGTTCAACATTTGCttactgaaaaattcaaatataaattacaAAGGAAACACCAGCGATTCATTAAGGGATCTATAGCAGTACACTTACTCAGTAAACCTAGTTTTACAGACAGGACAATCGGATTTAGAAGACTTGTGTTTTTGAAGATGAACCCACAGTTGGTAACGACCAATAGCAGTAAACGAACAGGCTTCCTCTGTACAACTGTATTGAATGTATTCGTGATATTTCTCGATATGACGCATCAGTGTTCCCTTGTTTACCGCATGATAATCACATTTATCACATGGAAATGGTTTGTCacctgtaaataaatcaacagTTTTAAGATTCAAAGATTCGTATTATTACTGATACCGCTTCGATGAGATTTATGCTGGCATTCTATACTGTAtaggccaaaaaaaattgataccttgtttctccgctctgctgagcttaaatgttgacccggccggccacctatctaccctatacattacttttttttaaatcgtgatcaatttcaccatagcagacccggccgctatagaaatgaactgtttataaattttatcatattttacaaaaatgacccggccgctgcggagaaacaaggtatcatttttgtttagccatAGCATTATGACTGACCTGTATGCGTAAACAGATGAGGTTGAAGATCAGTAAGATGATTAAACAGACGTCCACAGTACTGACACTCTTTATCACCGAACATCTCTTTAATCTTATTCAATAGATCCGTGTTCAACAAatgataattcaatttttcataaatatcgTACGAAAACATCTGAGTTCTTTCATCGATCGTTTCATCCTCAGTTGTTCTCCGATCCGAGTCCGCTGAGGCTTCGAttaaaatatcagtttcatCGGCGGCGCCACGTAGAATCGATCGTAATTGTTCAGACTCGTCGACCGTGGCTACGACGTCCGATAGACTTCGAGTAGAATCTTTAAGTAACGTTGTCGTTTCTTCACTCGCGCAATTGTCGCTAGTTTCCGGTGGTAGTTTTTCCAAAAGCGAACAATTCTCTTCCAGCAGCGACGGTTGATCTGTTGCGAGTAGATCGATCGTACCGTCCGGCTCCGGTAAAAACAAACTCGCGTTAATACACGAATCAAACAAGTTCGATCTGATTCGTTCGTCGGATGGTTGCGGACAGTTCTCCGACAAATGAAACTCGTCTAGATGTTGATTTAACTGCGCGGCGCTAGCAAACCTCAAACTGCAGATCGCGCAACAATAGATAATGCGATGTTTTTGCATGTGATATTCCAGGTAACGACGTCTATGCGAGCTATAATCGCAAACCTCGCATTTATACATTGTTTGACGTACGGAGAGTTTGTGAACGAATAAATGTCGATCGCGGtcgattttctttttgaatttacgATTGCAGACGTGACACTGGTGTAACACGGCGCCCGCCGAACTCGCAGTTTGTCTCGATAGAAACTGTTGTAAGTAATCGACGCCTCGTTGGTTCGAACCGTGATATTTACGTACGTGatttatcaatgatttcaGCGTACTGTAATCGTTTTGACAGATCTCGCATCGATGTCGTTCGGCGTTGTGAATCGATTCGTGATCGATCACATGACTGCGATTCACCGATTTAAAATCGCACGATTTACAGCGGTAAAATTGTCCGGTGTGCTTCCGCATGTGTGTATAAAGATTccctaaaatatgaaatttttcaatttcttaaagACTTAAGACATAAATTCAAGAAGTTCCGAGGAAATCAAGATTGAAATTCCCCAATTTTTGAGTCCAGATAATATATCCTGGGGTCAGTAGCTCAAAacttggttaaagataactggcagataaataccatagtaacaatgaactttcaatgtcaactctaaccaacttttgagccaCTGGACCCTGTGATcgcgagagaaatcccacaataacgaagccaagattgaaaaattctatatcagaatgattatatttgaggagcaACGTTTCGCCTGTACGTCAGGCCTGTCACAGTACGCtcatgatggctaacagttgttagccgaaacgtcgctcctcaaatataattttcaaatatagaatttttcaatcttggctttgttattgtgggatttctctcgcgATCACAGGGGCCAGtggctcaaaagttggttagagttgaCATTGAAAGGTATACGCTTACCTTTTGAGTTCGATGTATACGAACACTTGGTACATTTGAAGGGTTTCAGATCAGTGTGAGTTAAACAATGATGTCTGATATGAGACAACGATTTAAACACTTTATTACACGTATTACACGAGTAAATCGTTAATTCCTGCGAACCTCGACTCGTTTGGACTGACGTCGTTTCATTCAAGTCTTGCTCGATCTTATGAACTCGAAACATGTGCTCGAAACTGCTGATTTCGACGTTTAAACTGTCGTCGAATCGACGTTTTTCGTCGTCGGTCGCGAAAGTCGGCGCTTCACTGACGCGAGGAATCACGGAATTCTCTAAAAGCGAAGCCGGGTCGTCCGGTATCGATTCTAAGCCATTGCTTAATTCGATCGTTACGGCTGGACTCGGTTCGACGTCGTGATGATTCTCTCCGATAGAATCTGCGTCGTCTTTTCGGTCGGTAGAGCCGCGATGAATCGGATATCGAGtacgtttttgttttttcagcgGTCGTTCACTTTTCAGACGAAAATCACCGTCTTCATCCTCGATTTCATCCACATTATCATTTTCCCCGGCGgacgcagcagcagcagcagcagcggcaacAACACTGTCATTATCAGAATCACACATCGCTTCATCCACATAATCAATACCTGCTAAACACCTGTGCGTTTTAAAATGGCGTTCCTTCAAAAAACTCTTCTTGCATTTTCTGCAGctgatttttccattttctacaataaatatttaatcaaaatgatcacaagcatgaaaattattttgaacGAGGggaaaaatttgtaaaatctgTACCTAATATTAGGGGTAGTTGTTGTTCGGCTTGTTTTTGGATGACTGGAACAGAGGGCTTCGTATCAGAATCTTTCACTTTTCTAGGTCTTCCTCTTTTTCTGTTGGAtacttgaaaataaagatttcgGGATtagaaaactattttattattttcaacggaaacttttgaataaatttgaCATTCAATAAAATTTACCAGCCGGTTTTGATATCAAAGAATTCATCTGTAAAGTTCCGACATTCTCTGATACATCCAGAATAAAGTTGCCGCCGCTATCATTGATAAGAATTCCATGAATGCTCGCTAATGCACCTTCTGATATTTCATTGGGCAAACAACAAATCTGTTCGGCTTCTTCAGTTTCTACAAGGAGAGGGCATTCACTGTATTAGGGATGCCATCAGCAGCACCgagaagatttaaaattagaacaaGAGACCAGGGCAGGGGCCAGTTAGTTGCAGTCAAGGCTTAAGATTTGAATCCAGTGACTGCAGTTAAGTGTTAGTGTAATTAAAACAGTGTTATGTGTTATGTAAGTAACATAATGGGCTGTGTTATGGGCAGGTTAGGTACATATCCATTAGGGACACTTGCTCCCTGGACTCTAGGCCTGTGCAGCAATCGCTTGTCAGCTGTTTGTTGTATTGTTAAACAGGTAATTGTGATTAGCCTACCgattgaatttgtttgttCCTTTGTCTGCTGGGTCTGAGGTGATTGAAAACAACCGATATTTTTGTGGTTAATGAACAGTTGTAGATCAGTGAATGATTCGTTGCAATCTCCACAAATATGCGTATCAAATCCCATTTTCATCTCCGAGACAGAATACTTGTCTTTTTTGACGTGTGTTACGCAGACTACAATGTGCAAGAGTCGAGAGTCTAATCCTGGCTGGCTGGTGAGTGGGCGCCGGCAGTAAACCTTTAGCAGTTTAGTAAACCTTTTTCAATCCATTCTGCATTCATGAAATAACGCATTATAACGtgattttcagaatgtttaACACTACACCTACAGTTCCGTTCGGCGCTATTATCTGGCTCACTTTCAATTTCTTCGTACCCCCTCCCAAAAACTTTTACTCCTGCATATTATtaatcagggaggtctggagaatcaaaataaattacttttgactaaaaaaccaacaaatttttaaaaaaatcaaaattctgaTAATTTGGGACCGATTTCATCGGGTGTGACTTTATAGTTAAACCGGATTGATTTCATCGATTCAAATCGACGGGTCGGCCATGTTTCCGCACTAATTACCaccttaaaatattttataggCCCACCGATACCGTACgaaatattctaaatattctaaaatttaagaaaaaaaaacaggtggCGGCGGCTAAATTAGGAGGGGAGCTGTTGGTTGGGAATCAAAGAAATGTATTCTTATGGCCTTATTGAAGTACCGTCATGTTCATGTCAATTGTTCATAAAACACTGATTTATTAAGGCCCTAATCGAATATAGTTGAGCTTTTTCTTGATAATTGAGATGTCATTTGAATAGTTGACAGtttgataatgtttaatgttactatttaataaaaatgactattaaaatttgagaaaagcTAAAAGTTATAATttgatgtgaaaataaaatgatgtaaaaatgtaaatcagattgattactTTATCCTACGCTTTCCagtatttggccaggtttatctctgtTTTTAGTGCGGGTGCCATGGACGATTGAGTCCATGGTTGGGCcataaactttttttgttttagagtctatggttgGACCATGGGCGTATAACTCtcatttattgtttatatGGTGGTTGGATAAtagttgtttttgaaagtccaCTTGTTTGAGGAGCTTACATTATAATTCCACGAGCActcctggcattttgtataatgagaataaatatgattgattttgaaatttgttaagTTTGATATAGCAACTCCTGGAtaaaggcctaaatcgatttaagataaactgaattaatgaagaaattatatCGATTTAAGTGTTAAACCTTTTTATGAAACTGGGCCGTGGGCATTGCTGTTGTCCAATCAGTTTCACCCAGGGATCCCAATGGAGTTGTAGGtagtgtaaaaacgataatctgttaatccagtgtcTGTTAATCAACAGGTTTTATATACTACCTACAACTCTGCTACGAGCCCCTGTGTTTTATTCTTGCAATgtacttctttttttttcaacccaATAAATAATCCCACCAACTGGTCCGCTGGCAAACTTTTGCACGTTCGGAAGACATGATTATGTGATTATATGATTCAATGGCAAAACCAATACGACTTTATTGCACATTACACTGGGCCTGTTGACAGTTGTTGATGGAAAAAGTCGCACGATtcgaattttatatgaaataatttattaaaacgaaaccacaacgtttcgactgTTGGCTGAtggccatcatcaggtggaatgaacAGAAAACAGAAGTAATGTATGTAGCATAGGCCTATAAACTTACAGGACATAAACAAAAGTGATGTGTCAGAATAAATGTAAACAGAACAAGTGACAGATGAAAACAACCAGGGGTACCGTACCTTAGAAACCACAAAATTCTATGAACAGTTCAGGatgaatacaaattatgtAACGGAGTGAAGTCGACCAGGGGGCCGAGTAGAAGAGGACGGAGAAGGCAGTGTGACACAAAGTGACATTAACCAAAATCTAGTAGAGAGTGTTGATATCTCTagataaacaattgattatgTGGCTGGAGGTGGTAGATAAGTTGGATTTCGAAAGTTTACAAATAAGGGCTGATTCCACTGTGTCTCTTATGGATGTCTTTACAAGGATAAATGAGTTTCGAATGTTCAAATACTTCTTGCCAGATAATTGAACAGTGAAGCAGTGTTCGATTCTGAAATGGGAAGCTGTTGGTTATTCCGTAATGATTGTATTATATATGGAATACGTTTTCTTGTTGCGACGAGTTTTTGGATTGCTAGAGATGGTCTTTGCTGAATTTCGGTAATGGTTTTAGTAAGAATCAGATTGTAACATGGatgtttgaattgttgaaatGCTGTCCAGTATTCTAATAGATGTGTGTAGTAGCCTATAGAAGTTGTTTGCAATGATGTTTCAGAAGTTATGAATGATGGTTGAAAGATTCCAGCCTGGGCCAAGATGATTGGAATTATCTGATTTATCATCGCAACATTGCTAAATTGAACGCAATGTGAAGAATTTCCCTAACGATACCAATAAACATCTTGCTTTTCAGATAGTGACAATGAAACACGCTTGTTTTCAACAATAGTCATGTATTTAACATAAATGAAACTTGTTTATTTCCAGATTTATATTCTAAATGTGACACATAAATTGATGTGAATTCATATTTAGCACCATCTTCAGATACTAGGAGTGCCTGCAAAATAATACACAAAACATGAATATTTCGCCCTCAACTGTAgacttttattttcaatccaCACCCATTTCCATTGTTACCTTCAATTGCTGTAACCTTTCACACGTAAAATATCTTGAAAAATCACCAAGACACCAAGCAAAACTAAGATGCAGTGAAGGCTCCTGAAGTCAAACAATGAAAAGTTGACAAGACGAAATCGGAATGGACAAATCTTTTTATATTTCTTACCTGATAAAATACTGGTAAATGATATTCTTTCAGGACGTCATCTAAAGATGATATTATTTTGACCAGGTCATTGTGGCCATAACTAACTTTTAAACCAATGAATGTTCTGAAAATAATTTCCAATGTCGATTCATAAGATCAAAAGTCCATATtataaaataatcatttcatcTATTTTATCGAAATCTTTGAATCAGTACCTTGTCTTTTCCTCATTCACATAGACATCTAGATCATCCAATAAACATGTAAACCTGTAAACAGTAAACAGACGTTCAATAGTACGAACAGCTCAGTGTGCAAACACAAATatcttaaaaagaaatttacactgaaaaaaacccacaataatgAAGAGAGAAGACTGATCGACTTAATTTCTATGAGCCttttttaaaacagaaaaGGAAAAATgttcactactctcttagttgtTCTGCATAGGCCTAAATGTCAGTTATTATCAAAACCAGTGTAAATTTCTTTCACCGtaaggccaaaaaaaattgataccttgtttctccgctctgctgagcttaaatgttgacccggccggccgcctatctaccctatacataacttttttttaaatcgtgatcaatttcaccataacagacccggccgctatagaaatgaactgtttataaattttatcatattttacaaaaatgacccggccgctgcggagaaacaaggtatcatttttgtttagcctaaatattttagttttttgttCATTTAAATCATATGTTGTCACTTGTTGTCGTTGGAAACTTACACTCGTATATTTGATAATGCTTCTCTTATGCTATTcattaatggcgcaataatgtgaaatctgattggaaatgtttttgtaaCGCTGATGTGCGGAGTTTCAATCAGATGAAAATCGGTTATATCAGACACCTGTTGTAAGGCTGTCCTCGCAAAATCTTCATAATCGCAATCAACTTCAACTacaaattagaagaattttcAATCCatacaagtaattcaaattgtAGTGTCCCTATTACTCTTCGATTTCTTAAAAGCTTCTTCTAgacagaaaatgtttttaaaggtGCTTGTAACtacttctttaatttcagcAGATTCCCTGAAActccttaaaaactctttcaattttgagaaacgCTTAAATCAGTACAGTTGGTATTTTTTTCACTCAATTAGGCGGTTAGAAACCGACTTAAGTAGTGTAAAGGATAAAAACTTGCTTAGAAAACCACCAAATCAATAGTTTACTAAGATGAACAGTACCAATTTAGGAGGACTCTACTGTAATTGCGATGCAGACActtcctcaaaatttgaaattttctcctttaaaaaaCTCCTTGAACCAGGAATGACAATCAAATTGTTGGCCCATATCTTACATGGAACATATACATAAGTTGCCCAATTTCCTCTCTCATGTTGAAATGTACGTTTCCTTCCTTTGTGGTTTTCACTATTGTCGTAATTTTGTCTCTCCGCAGATTCCTTGATTTCGGTTTCTCGATACATACATTTAACAGCAGCAGGT carries:
- the LOC141901900 gene encoding zinc finger protein ZFAT-like isoform X1, which translates into the protein MKMGFDTHICGDCNESFTDLQLFINHKNIGCFQSPQTQQTKEQTNSIETEEAEQICCLPNEISEGALASIHGILINDSGGNFILDVSENVGTLQMNSLISKPAVSNRKRGRPRKVKDSDTKPSVPVIQKQAEQQLPLILENGKISCRKCKKSFLKERHFKTHRCLAGIDYVDEAMCDSDNDSVVAAAAAAAASAGENDNVDEIEDEDGDFRLKSERPLKKQKRTRYPIHRGSTDRKDDADSIGENHHDVEPSPAVTIELSNGLESIPDDPASLLENSVIPRVSEAPTFATDDEKRRFDDSLNVEISSFEHMFRVHKIEQDLNETTSVQTSRGSQELTIYSCNTCNKVFKSLSHIRHHCLTHTDLKPFKCTKCSYTSNSKGNLYTHMRKHTGQFYRCKSCDFKSVNRSHVIDHESIHNAERHRCEICQNDYSTLKSLINHVRKYHGSNQRGVDYLQQFLSRQTASSAGAVLHQCHVCNRKFKKKIDRDRHLFVHKLSVRQTMYKCEVCDYSSHRRRYLEYHMQKHRIIYCCAICSLRFASAAQLNQHLDEFHLSENCPQPSDERIRSNLFDSCINASLFLPEPDGTIDLLATDQPSLLEENCSLLEKLPPETSDNCASEETTTLLKDSTRSLSDVVATVDESEQLRSILRGAADETDILIEASADSDRRTTEDETIDERTQMFSYDIYEKLNYHLLNTDLLNKIKEMFGDKECQYCGRLFNHLTDLQPHLFTHTGDKPFPCDKCDYHAVNKGTLMRHIEKYHEYIQYSCTEEACSFTAIGRYQLWVHLQKHKSSKSDCPVCKTRFTDKQMLNVHISTQHPDFNRDEVQRSINISRRVNRCPNCDRVFVAQNGTDVQKHVCTREAKKTFRCELCRHTSSNINNLKIHMLRHYNTKLLQCDYCDKKYKSKTALRCHIRTHKNGGRIFKCTKCPYNAEQKSQLVKHMTRHEVLKQYRCEKCEFSTNALGAIRTHNNRYHNNTATALTTTTTEQLDSFKMFKCLSCDSLFENVELIHHHLRDAHLLEVEDIRVFESCDNVMVSAEGSATTTLSDNAETQVVQLNISNNQPSIESTASLESLQFNEGEMNAKPVSTINILQQIIAQQQELLEAQQGDSISLQQTGGASLNPAETIVIKQQQEQQTAGVEQATQFVIQCSASEEAAELFKQVEQAMNADS
- the LOC141901901 gene encoding cilia- and flagella-associated protein 418-like produces the protein MADEIDDLLDEVESKFVINKSSNSSKNVKTKSNSSSTTSSSSSSSCNFTAAGTGSGCGSKYNTQGGKLTQSRMKASNVDNDLDAMIDDIMGMPSEPQLKPVGNSGISCKRIVTSAQKKCFPIFLGGTRCEQGLASSIQSKCCDRLRCTDCDFKIVQFDNCKWHSSTDYLFLRNNVPDHEKLRAKLTSELGTRSYACQCKWTSIRELTDLRTCKDLKWICGKH
- the LOC141901900 gene encoding zinc finger protein ZFAT-like isoform X2, giving the protein MNSLISKPAVSNRKRGRPRKVKDSDTKPSVPVIQKQAEQQLPLILENGKISCRKCKKSFLKERHFKTHRCLAGIDYVDEAMCDSDNDSVVAAAAAAAASAGENDNVDEIEDEDGDFRLKSERPLKKQKRTRYPIHRGSTDRKDDADSIGENHHDVEPSPAVTIELSNGLESIPDDPASLLENSVIPRVSEAPTFATDDEKRRFDDSLNVEISSFEHMFRVHKIEQDLNETTSVQTSRGSQELTIYSCNTCNKVFKSLSHIRHHCLTHTDLKPFKCTKCSYTSNSKGNLYTHMRKHTGQFYRCKSCDFKSVNRSHVIDHESIHNAERHRCEICQNDYSTLKSLINHVRKYHGSNQRGVDYLQQFLSRQTASSAGAVLHQCHVCNRKFKKKIDRDRHLFVHKLSVRQTMYKCEVCDYSSHRRRYLEYHMQKHRIIYCCAICSLRFASAAQLNQHLDEFHLSENCPQPSDERIRSNLFDSCINASLFLPEPDGTIDLLATDQPSLLEENCSLLEKLPPETSDNCASEETTTLLKDSTRSLSDVVATVDESEQLRSILRGAADETDILIEASADSDRRTTEDETIDERTQMFSYDIYEKLNYHLLNTDLLNKIKEMFGDKECQYCGRLFNHLTDLQPHLFTHTGDKPFPCDKCDYHAVNKGTLMRHIEKYHEYIQYSCTEEACSFTAIGRYQLWVHLQKHKSSKSDCPVCKTRFTDKQMLNVHISTQHPDFNRDEVQRSINISRRVNRCPNCDRVFVAQNGTDVQKHVCTREAKKTFRCELCRHTSSNINNLKIHMLRHYNTKLLQCDYCDKKYKSKTALRCHIRTHKNGGRIFKCTKCPYNAEQKSQLVKHMTRHEVLKQYRCEKCEFSTNALGAIRTHNNRYHNNTATALTTTTTEQLDSFKMFKCLSCDSLFENVELIHHHLRDAHLLEVEDIRVFESCDNVMVSAEGSATTTLSDNAETQVVQLNISNNQPSIESTASLESLQFNEGEMNAKPVSTINILQQIIAQQQELLEAQQGDSISLQQTGGASLNPAETIVIKQQQEQQTAGVEQATQFVIQCSASEEAAELFKQVEQAMNADS
- the LOC141901515 gene encoding U6 snRNA phosphodiesterase 1-like; the encoded protein is MKRSLVDYSSDSSGAEDENEYGEPSVKSFSQHRSEVHQTSAENERLPSVPAAVKCMYRETEIKESAERQNYDNSENHKGRKRTFQHERGNWATYVYVPFEVDCDYEDFARTALQQVSDITDFHLIETPHISVTKTFPIRFHIIAPLMNSIREALSNIRVFTCLLDDLDVYVNEEKTRTFIGLKVSYGHNDLVKIISSLDDVLKEYHLPVFYQEPSLHLSFAWCLGDFSRYFTCERLQQLKALLVSEDGAKYEFTSIYVSHLEYKSGNKQVSFMLNT